A genomic stretch from Apis cerana isolate GH-2021 linkage group LG9, AcerK_1.0, whole genome shotgun sequence includes:
- the LOC107995942 gene encoding protein unc-50 homolog isoform X1 translates to MKYSTSPPVSRCNSPGPSETNSNLPMPVTYRQDCMGAATKCYKYLRKLLKFEQMDFEFALWQMIFLFISPQKVYRNFQSRKQTKSQFARDDPAFLVLLMCCLCISSVGFTIVLGLGFLQFIKLLFYMIFIDYLAAGLIVATIFWFITNHYLRIDKTQDVEWGYAFDIHLNAFFPPLIILHIVQLFLYKGFINYDTFSSRFVGNTIWLIAVSYYIYITFLGYTSMEIIHKTHMILSTLPIILLIYIMTLCAGINISHLVMEFYHYRVV, encoded by the exons atgaaatattctacATCACCACCAGTAAGTAGGTGTAATTCTCCTGGTCCTAGtgaaacaaattcaaatttacccATGCCAGTAACTTACag gCAAGATTGTATGGGTGCAGCAACAAAATGTTACaagtatttaagaaaattattaaaatttgaacaaatgGATTTTGAATTCGCTTTATggcaaatgatttttttatttatatcaccacaaaaagtatatagaaattttcaaagtagAAAAC aaacaAAATCTCAATTTGCAAGAGATGATCCTGCATTTTTGGTGTTATTAATGTGTTGTCTATGTATATCTTCTGTTGGTTTTACCATAGTTTTGGGATTAggatttcttcaatttataaaattattattttatatgatatttattgattatcttGCAGCTGGTTTGATAGTAGCTACAATATTTTg GTTTATaacaaatcattatttaagaattgataaaactCAGGATGTAGAATGGGGTTATGCATttgatatacatttaaatgcattttttcCACCTTTAATTATACTCCATAtcgtacaattatttttatacaaag gttttataaattatgatacatTTTCATCACGATTTGTTGGAAACACAATCTGGTTAATAGCTGTTAGTTACTACATTTACATAACATTCTTAGGTTACACAA gTATGGAAATAATTCATAAGACACATATGATATTATCAACATTACCAATAATATTACTGATATACATTATGACATTATGTGCAGGAATTAACATTAGTCATTTAGTTAtggaattttatcattatcgagttgtttaa
- the LOC107995942 gene encoding protein unc-50 homolog isoform X2, with protein sequence MGAATKCYKYLRKLLKFEQMDFEFALWQMIFLFISPQKVYRNFQSRKQTKSQFARDDPAFLVLLMCCLCISSVGFTIVLGLGFLQFIKLLFYMIFIDYLAAGLIVATIFWFITNHYLRIDKTQDVEWGYAFDIHLNAFFPPLIILHIVQLFLYKGFINYDTFSSRFVGNTIWLIAVSYYIYITFLGYTSMEIIHKTHMILSTLPIILLIYIMTLCAGINISHLVMEFYHYRVV encoded by the exons ATGGGTGCAGCAACAAAATGTTACaagtatttaagaaaattattaaaatttgaacaaatgGATTTTGAATTCGCTTTATggcaaatgatttttttatttatatcaccacaaaaagtatatagaaattttcaaagtagAAAAC aaacaAAATCTCAATTTGCAAGAGATGATCCTGCATTTTTGGTGTTATTAATGTGTTGTCTATGTATATCTTCTGTTGGTTTTACCATAGTTTTGGGATTAggatttcttcaatttataaaattattattttatatgatatttattgattatcttGCAGCTGGTTTGATAGTAGCTACAATATTTTg GTTTATaacaaatcattatttaagaattgataaaactCAGGATGTAGAATGGGGTTATGCATttgatatacatttaaatgcattttttcCACCTTTAATTATACTCCATAtcgtacaattatttttatacaaag gttttataaattatgatacatTTTCATCACGATTTGTTGGAAACACAATCTGGTTAATAGCTGTTAGTTACTACATTTACATAACATTCTTAGGTTACACAA gTATGGAAATAATTCATAAGACACATATGATATTATCAACATTACCAATAATATTACTGATATACATTATGACATTATGTGCAGGAATTAACATTAGTCATTTAGTTAtggaattttatcattatcgagttgtttaa